One segment of Acidobacteriota bacterium DNA contains the following:
- a CDS encoding alpha/beta hydrolase, with translation MDNRAPGRGIFRPCGFWLPAALAAWLALGAAVAGQARMPGDLNDDGFVDAADRLLMRHLLAENIGLSDVNAANADVNEDGVFRGVDGAWLLLLEPPYRGRLLACAPVDTISIAEADFLLLVAGLGELRPARYPAVRYSVGYRTLSPWGGAATATGLLTLPGGVSGTLPVVSYQHGTITDRAEAPSRPDSTEGLGAALIYTAAGGYAATAPDYLGLGGGLGRHPYLHADTEAAAGIDLLRAARTAAAGYGAALDGPLFLTGYSQGGHATMALHRELERHFGAEWPVTAAAPMAGPYDLSGTMLDYALSQDDYDPMLTVYVSDLLVMITDVYPFAPAVAEMFQPPYDAQMLDLFDGTHTSGEIAAALPSRLADLLLPEFAAAVKADPYHPVRVAAWLNDVYDWLPAAPLRMYHSAGDAVVPIGNAQVALARMTALGAGVELVVVSDTMGHGDAAIPCLIQSRLWFDEFLKR, from the coding sequence GTGGACAACCGAGCACCCGGACGCGGCATCTTCCGCCCGTGCGGCTTTTGGCTCCCGGCGGCGCTGGCCGCGTGGCTGGCGCTGGGAGCGGCGGTCGCCGGGCAGGCGCGAATGCCGGGCGACCTCAACGACGACGGCTTCGTCGATGCCGCCGACCGGCTGCTCATGCGCCACCTGCTGGCGGAGAACATCGGTCTAAGCGACGTGAACGCGGCCAACGCCGACGTGAACGAGGACGGCGTGTTCCGCGGCGTCGACGGCGCCTGGCTGCTGCTGCTGGAGCCGCCGTACCGCGGCCGGCTGCTGGCGTGCGCGCCGGTGGACACCATCTCCATCGCCGAGGCGGACTTCCTGTTGCTCGTCGCGGGTCTCGGCGAACTGCGCCCCGCCCGCTACCCCGCCGTCCGCTACTCGGTGGGCTACCGGACGCTCAGTCCATGGGGCGGCGCCGCCACCGCCACCGGGCTGCTGACGCTGCCGGGCGGAGTGAGCGGGACGCTGCCCGTGGTGAGTTATCAGCACGGCACGATCACGGACCGGGCCGAGGCGCCGTCCCGCCCCGACTCCACCGAAGGCCTGGGCGCGGCCCTGATTTACACCGCCGCCGGCGGTTACGCGGCGACGGCGCCCGACTACCTGGGGCTGGGCGGCGGACTCGGCCGGCACCCGTACCTCCACGCGGACACCGAGGCGGCGGCGGGGATCGACCTGCTGCGCGCCGCGCGCACGGCCGCGGCCGGATACGGCGCGGCGCTGGACGGGCCGCTGTTCCTGACCGGCTACTCCCAGGGCGGTCACGCCACCATGGCGCTCCACCGCGAGCTGGAGAGGCACTTCGGCGCCGAGTGGCCCGTGACCGCCGCGGCGCCCATGGCCGGCCCCTACGATTTGTCGGGGACCATGCTGGATTACGCACTGTCGCAGGACGACTACGATCCCATGCTGACGGTCTACGTCTCCGACCTGCTGGTGATGATCACCGACGTCTACCCGTTCGCGCCGGCTGTGGCGGAGATGTTCCAGCCGCCGTACGACGCGCAGATGTTGGACCTGTTCGACGGCACCCACACGTCCGGTGAGATCGCCGCCGCCCTGCCGTCGCGGCTGGCTGATCTGCTGTTGCCGGAATTCGCCGCCGCGGTGAAGGCGGACCCGTACCATCCGGTCCGGGTGGCCGCCTGGCTCAATGACGTCTACGACTGGCTCCCGGCGGCGCCGCTCCGGATGTACCACAGCGCCGGCGACGCGGTGGTGCCCATCGGCAACGCCCAGGTGGCGCTGGCGCGGATGACGGCGCTTGGCGCCGGCGTGGAACTGGTCGTGGTCAGCGACACCATGGGCCACGGCGACGCGGCCATCCCGTGCCTGATCCAGAGCCGGCTGTGGTTCGATGAATTTTTGAAGCGGTGA